One stretch of Bordetella avium DNA includes these proteins:
- a CDS encoding ribonucleoside-diphosphate reductase subunit alpha, whose product MQTTIASVTRSTAVPPESNEGQASISHAGQWASYNLIRRNGSVVGFEPGKIAIAMTKAFLAVNGGQGAASARVRELVGQLTEQVVNALVRNRPSGGTFHIEDVQDQVELSLMRSGQHDVARAYVLYRERRAQERAAAAEVQDKAAVPAEPTLNVNDNGVRRPLDMAQLRATIEAAGVGLTEFIDTETILKETVKNLYDGVPVDEVFKSAILAARALVEKDPAYSQVTARLLLHTIRKEVLGEEVSQASMAERYATYFPTFIQRGIEAGLLDAKLAEFDLERIARALNANRDLQFGYLGLQTLYDRYFLHVRGTRIELPQVFFMRVAMGLALRESDREARAIEFYEILSSFDFMSSTPTLFNSGTLHSQLSSCYLTTVSDDLEGIYDAIKENALLAKYAGGLGNDWTPVRALRSHIKGTNGESQGVVPFLKVVNDTAVAVNQGGKRKGAVCTYLETWHLDIEEFLELRKNTGDERRRTHDMNTANWIPDLFMKRVVENGDWTLFSPSDCPDLHDKYGRAFEQAYLGYEAKAASGELKLFKKMPAISLWRKMLSMLFETGHPWITFKDPCNIRSPQQHIGVVHSSNLCTEITLNTNESEIAVCNLGSVNLVAHMKPSANGGYELDHDKIKRTVGIAMRMLDNVIDINYYAVEKARNSNLRHRPVGLGIMGFQDCLHMMRVPYASQAAIEFADRSMEAVCYQAYWASSTLAEERGRYPSYEGSLWSRGILPQDSIAMLRDERGGNVDVDESSSLDWDTLRARIKAHGMRNSNCVAIAPTATISNIIGVSACIEPTFQNLYVKSNLSGEFTVVNDYLVRDLKKLGLWDEVMVADLKYFDGSLSRIDRVPTELRELYATAFEVEPSWLVECAARRQKWIDQAQSLNIYMAGASGKKLDDTYKLAWQRGLKTTYYLRTMGATSAEKSTGRGGELNAVSAGNHSASAAPVLPEPEVVGAACTMRPGDPGFEECEACQ is encoded by the coding sequence ATGCAGACGACGATCGCCTCTGTGACTCGGTCCACGGCCGTGCCGCCCGAATCCAACGAAGGCCAGGCCAGCATCAGTCATGCCGGCCAATGGGCCAGCTACAACCTCATCCGCCGTAATGGCTCCGTGGTCGGCTTTGAGCCGGGCAAAATCGCCATCGCCATGACCAAGGCCTTTCTGGCGGTCAACGGCGGCCAAGGCGCCGCCTCGGCCCGCGTGCGCGAGCTGGTCGGACAACTGACCGAACAAGTCGTGAACGCACTGGTGCGCAACCGTCCCAGCGGCGGCACCTTCCATATCGAAGACGTGCAAGACCAGGTCGAGCTGTCGCTGATGCGCTCCGGCCAGCACGACGTCGCCCGCGCCTACGTGCTCTATCGCGAGCGCCGTGCTCAAGAGCGCGCCGCTGCCGCCGAGGTGCAGGACAAGGCTGCTGTGCCGGCCGAACCCACCCTCAACGTCAACGACAACGGTGTGCGCCGTCCGCTGGACATGGCCCAGCTGCGCGCCACCATCGAAGCCGCTGGCGTCGGCCTGACCGAATTCATCGACACCGAAACCATCCTGAAGGAAACGGTCAAGAATCTGTACGATGGCGTTCCTGTCGATGAGGTGTTCAAGTCGGCCATTCTGGCGGCCCGTGCGCTGGTCGAAAAAGACCCCGCCTACAGTCAGGTAACCGCCCGTCTGCTGCTGCACACAATCCGCAAGGAAGTGCTGGGCGAAGAGGTCTCGCAAGCCAGCATGGCCGAGCGCTACGCCACCTACTTCCCCACTTTCATTCAGCGCGGTATCGAAGCCGGCCTGCTGGATGCCAAGCTGGCCGAATTCGACCTGGAACGCATCGCCCGCGCACTCAACGCCAACCGCGATCTGCAGTTCGGCTACCTCGGTCTGCAAACCCTCTACGACCGCTACTTCCTGCACGTGCGCGGCACGCGCATCGAACTGCCGCAGGTATTTTTCATGCGCGTGGCCATGGGCCTGGCGCTGCGTGAGTCGGACCGCGAAGCGCGCGCCATCGAGTTCTACGAGATTCTGTCCTCGTTCGACTTCATGAGCTCGACGCCGACGCTGTTCAACTCCGGCACCCTGCACTCGCAACTGTCGTCGTGCTACCTGACCACCGTTTCCGACGATCTGGAAGGCATCTACGACGCCATCAAGGAAAACGCCTTGCTGGCCAAGTACGCCGGCGGTCTGGGCAATGACTGGACCCCGGTGCGCGCGCTGCGCAGCCACATCAAGGGCACCAATGGTGAAAGCCAGGGTGTGGTTCCCTTCCTGAAGGTCGTCAACGACACGGCCGTCGCGGTCAACCAGGGCGGCAAGCGCAAGGGCGCTGTCTGCACCTATCTCGAAACATGGCACCTGGATATCGAAGAGTTCCTGGAGCTGCGCAAGAACACGGGCGACGAGCGCCGCCGCACGCACGACATGAACACGGCGAACTGGATTCCCGACCTGTTCATGAAACGGGTCGTCGAAAACGGCGACTGGACGCTGTTCTCGCCCTCCGACTGCCCGGACCTGCACGACAAGTACGGCCGCGCCTTCGAACAGGCTTACCTCGGCTACGAAGCAAAGGCCGCCAGCGGCGAGCTGAAGCTGTTCAAGAAAATGCCGGCCATCTCGCTGTGGCGCAAGATGCTGTCGATGCTGTTCGAAACCGGCCATCCCTGGATCACCTTCAAAGATCCTTGCAACATCCGTTCGCCGCAGCAACACATCGGCGTGGTGCACAGCTCCAACCTCTGCACCGAAATCACGCTCAACACCAACGAGTCAGAGATTGCCGTGTGCAACCTGGGCTCGGTGAACCTTGTCGCTCACATGAAGCCGAGCGCCAACGGCGGCTACGAACTCGACCACGACAAGATCAAGCGCACCGTCGGCATCGCCATGCGCATGCTCGACAACGTGATCGACATCAACTACTACGCCGTCGAGAAGGCTCGCAATTCCAATCTGCGTCATCGCCCGGTGGGCTTGGGCATCATGGGCTTCCAGGATTGCCTGCACATGATGCGCGTGCCTTACGCTTCGCAAGCCGCGATCGAATTCGCCGACCGCTCGATGGAAGCCGTGTGCTATCAGGCCTATTGGGCTTCGAGCACGCTGGCTGAAGAACGCGGCCGCTATCCCTCGTACGAAGGCTCGCTGTGGTCGCGCGGCATCTTGCCGCAAGACTCCATCGCGATGCTGCGCGATGAGCGCGGTGGCAATGTAGACGTTGATGAGTCGAGCTCGCTCGATTGGGATACGTTGCGCGCGCGCATCAAAGCGCATGGCATGCGTAACTCGAACTGCGTCGCCATTGCCCCAACCGCTACGATTTCCAATATCATTGGCGTATCTGCGTGCATCGAGCCCACCTTCCAGAACTTGTACGTCAAATCGAATCTTTCCGGCGAGTTCACGGTCGTAAACGATTATCTCGTTCGTGATCTGAAGAAACTCGGTCTGTGGGACGAAGTCATGGTCGCTGACCTCAAGTACTTCGACGGCAGTCTGTCCCGCATCGATCGCGTTCCGACTGAACTGCGCGAACTTTATGCCACGGCGTTCGAAGTCGAACCGAGCTGGCTGGTAGAGTGCGCGGCGCGCCGCCAGAAATGGATCGATCAGGCACAGTCCTTGAACATCTACATGGCAGGCGCTTCGGGTAAAAAGCTCGATGACACCTACAAACTCGCATGGCAGCGCGGCCTGAAAACCACCTACTACCTGCGCACCATGGGCGCCACCAGCGCCGAGAAATCCACGGGCCGCGGCGGCGAACTGAACGCCGTCAGTGCCGGCAACCACAGCGCCTCCGCAGCACCTGTTTTGCCCGAACCCGAAGTTGTCGGGGCAGCTTGCACGATGCGGCCGGGAGATCCCGGTTTCGAAGAGTGCGAAGCCTGCCAGTAA
- a CDS encoding indolepyruvate ferredoxin oxidoreductase family protein — MDGTPVVDPHLDLDYQLGDNLTRTQGRIFLTGTQALVRLVLAQRRADRDRGLNTAGFISGYRGSPLGGVDMAMWKAQKALDAHQITFLPGINEDLAATAVMGTQQVGARADRKVDGVFAMWYGKGPGVDRAGDALHHGHAAGASRQGGVLMVVGDDHTAVSSSIPHSSEASLAGWHVPIVHPASIDEYETFALWGWALSRYSGAWVAFKVTSESVETGQSFEAAPPVHFDMPEDGEAAEREYNARDFLSLAIEARMARRLRAVAAFAERHSIDKLISPAPQATVGIVTVGKAHLDVIDTLTRLGVDTAQVRLYKPGLVWPLERERLLNFARGLRHILVIEEKDGIVEAQIKDLLYNQPDRPSVCGKRGLDGEALIPTAGQLRPSLLAAPLSGWLQRTAGLALGINTGGFACPQALSNEADGMRRRPYFCSGCPHNTSTKVPEGSQARSGVGCHYMAAWMDRDTGGLTQMGGEGVDWIGVSPYIESPHVFQNMGEGTYYHSGYLAIRQAVAARANITYKILFNDAVAMTGGQPVDGPISVPQICQQLRGENVARIVVTSDEPEKYRGIDLGPGILVHHRRELDALQRELRATPGVTVLIHDQTCAAEKRRRRKKKTFPDPARRMVINSAVCEGCGDCGKQSNCLSIVPLETPYGRKRAVDQSSCNKDFSCAEGFCPSFVSVEGGQPRKRRVAGQTDWQARLALLPLPAIAEVHVPYRLLVAGMGGTGVITIGALVSMAAHLQGLSASVLDLTGLAQKGGTVISHIRLAPATTPAGPARLDWQQADAAILCDPVAAVSPDALGALRHGHSRVTVNSYVAPVSDFTRQPDVPMRGEALLEKIRHAAGAEQTAAMDAHGAALTLFGDSILSNIFLLGYAWQRGDVPLSLAALTRAIELNGVAVASNQAAFDAGRLAAHEPQALAFALKPAAQMIALHRPERLEEAVARRVADLTAYQNAAYAERYRALVERVAKRERELNPNAPPRLAIAVARGLFKFMAYKDEYEVARLYTDGTFAAQLAEQFEGEFSLRFHMAPPLLARKDPATGAPRKMALGPRTLTTLRWLARFKSLRGSWADPFGHTTERRMERGLIAEYEKLVERLLSGLTLDKIGAAATIAALAENVRGYGHVKAASVERFRKERDHLLESYEQPGFAPTEVRRSA, encoded by the coding sequence ATGGACGGCACTCCCGTGGTCGATCCCCATCTCGATCTCGACTATCAACTTGGAGACAACCTGACCCGCACTCAGGGTCGGATTTTCCTGACCGGCACGCAAGCCCTGGTTCGCCTCGTACTCGCACAACGGCGGGCAGACCGCGATCGCGGTCTGAACACCGCTGGCTTCATTTCGGGCTATCGCGGCTCGCCGCTGGGCGGGGTAGACATGGCGATGTGGAAAGCGCAAAAAGCGCTGGACGCTCACCAGATCACCTTTCTGCCGGGCATCAACGAAGACCTGGCCGCCACTGCCGTCATGGGCACGCAGCAAGTCGGCGCCCGCGCCGACCGCAAGGTGGATGGGGTGTTCGCCATGTGGTACGGCAAAGGCCCCGGCGTGGACCGGGCGGGCGATGCCCTGCACCACGGGCACGCGGCTGGCGCGTCGCGCCAGGGCGGTGTGCTGATGGTGGTAGGGGATGATCACACCGCCGTGTCCTCGTCCATCCCGCACTCCAGCGAGGCCTCCCTGGCCGGCTGGCATGTGCCCATCGTGCACCCGGCCTCCATCGACGAATACGAAACCTTCGCCCTCTGGGGCTGGGCGCTATCGCGTTACAGCGGGGCATGGGTTGCTTTCAAGGTCACCTCCGAATCGGTCGAGACCGGCCAATCCTTCGAGGCCGCGCCACCCGTTCACTTCGACATGCCCGAGGACGGCGAGGCCGCCGAACGCGAATACAACGCGCGCGACTTTCTATCTCTTGCCATCGAAGCACGCATGGCTCGCCGCCTGCGCGCCGTCGCGGCCTTCGCCGAGCGGCACAGCATAGACAAGCTGATCTCGCCTGCACCGCAAGCCACCGTCGGGATCGTCACCGTCGGCAAGGCCCACCTCGACGTCATCGACACCCTGACGCGGCTGGGTGTGGACACCGCACAGGTACGTCTCTATAAGCCCGGTCTGGTATGGCCGCTTGAACGCGAGCGCCTGCTCAACTTCGCCAGGGGCCTGCGCCACATCCTAGTCATCGAGGAAAAAGACGGTATTGTCGAGGCGCAGATCAAGGACCTGCTCTATAACCAGCCAGACCGCCCATCTGTCTGCGGTAAACGCGGCTTGGATGGTGAAGCCCTGATTCCCACCGCCGGCCAATTGCGGCCGTCGCTGTTGGCCGCGCCGCTATCCGGCTGGCTGCAACGCACGGCCGGTCTGGCGCTGGGCATCAATACGGGCGGCTTCGCCTGTCCCCAGGCGCTGTCCAACGAGGCCGACGGCATGCGCCGTCGGCCCTATTTCTGCTCTGGCTGTCCGCACAACACCTCGACCAAGGTGCCGGAAGGCAGCCAGGCGCGCTCCGGCGTGGGCTGTCATTACATGGCGGCCTGGATGGACCGCGACACCGGCGGCCTGACGCAGATGGGCGGCGAAGGCGTGGACTGGATCGGCGTGTCACCCTATATCGAATCGCCGCATGTCTTCCAGAACATGGGCGAAGGCACTTACTACCATTCGGGCTATCTGGCGATCCGGCAGGCGGTGGCGGCTCGCGCCAACATCACCTACAAAATTCTGTTCAATGACGCGGTCGCCATGACGGGCGGCCAGCCGGTAGACGGCCCGATTTCCGTACCGCAGATCTGCCAGCAATTGCGCGGCGAGAACGTGGCCCGCATCGTCGTCACCTCGGACGAGCCAGAGAAATACCGTGGCATCGACCTGGGGCCTGGCATCCTCGTGCATCACCGGCGCGAGCTCGACGCCTTGCAGCGCGAACTGCGCGCCACGCCCGGGGTCACGGTGCTCATTCATGACCAGACCTGCGCGGCCGAAAAACGCCGCCGCCGCAAGAAAAAGACGTTTCCTGATCCTGCGCGACGCATGGTCATCAACAGTGCGGTATGCGAAGGCTGCGGCGACTGCGGCAAGCAATCCAATTGCCTGTCCATCGTGCCGCTGGAGACTCCCTATGGCCGCAAGCGGGCCGTCGATCAGTCCAGTTGCAACAAAGACTTCTCCTGCGCCGAAGGCTTTTGCCCCAGCTTCGTGTCTGTCGAAGGCGGACAGCCGCGCAAACGCCGGGTGGCCGGACAGACCGATTGGCAGGCACGGCTGGCCTTACTGCCATTGCCGGCCATTGCCGAGGTGCATGTCCCCTACCGTTTGCTGGTCGCAGGCATGGGCGGCACAGGCGTGATCACCATCGGCGCGCTCGTGTCGATGGCAGCCCATCTGCAAGGCTTGTCGGCCTCGGTGCTGGACCTCACCGGCCTGGCGCAGAAAGGAGGTACGGTCATCAGCCATATCCGCCTGGCGCCCGCAACCACGCCAGCGGGCCCCGCCCGGCTGGATTGGCAACAAGCCGACGCCGCCATCCTGTGCGACCCGGTTGCGGCCGTCTCGCCCGACGCGCTGGGTGCATTACGCCATGGCCATAGTCGCGTGACCGTCAACAGCTATGTCGCGCCGGTATCGGATTTCACGCGGCAGCCCGATGTGCCGATGCGCGGCGAGGCGCTGCTGGAAAAAATCCGCCACGCCGCCGGTGCCGAACAGACCGCAGCGATGGATGCGCATGGAGCCGCCCTCACCCTGTTCGGCGATAGCATCCTGTCCAACATCTTTCTGCTGGGCTATGCCTGGCAGCGGGGCGACGTGCCGCTCTCGTTAGCGGCGCTGACTCGCGCCATCGAGCTCAACGGCGTTGCCGTGGCCAGCAATCAGGCGGCTTTTGACGCCGGGCGACTGGCCGCGCATGAGCCGCAGGCCCTGGCTTTCGCACTCAAACCCGCCGCTCAGATGATTGCACTGCACCGCCCAGAACGCCTGGAAGAGGCCGTGGCGCGCCGTGTCGCCGACCTGACCGCCTATCAGAACGCGGCTTATGCCGAACGTTACCGCGCCTTGGTCGAACGCGTGGCCAAGCGCGAGCGCGAACTCAATCCAAACGCCCCGCCTCGCCTTGCCATTGCCGTAGCGCGCGGTCTGTTCAAATTCATGGCCTACAAAGACGAGTACGAAGTCGCCCGTCTTTATACCGACGGCACCTTCGCCGCTCAGCTAGCCGAGCAGTTCGAGGGCGAATTCAGCTTGCGCTTTCACATGGCGCCGCCCTTGCTGGCACGCAAAGACCCGGCGACCGGCGCGCCGCGCAAGATGGCCCTCGGCCCTCGCACCCTGACGACGCTGCGCTGGCTGGCCCGCTTCAAGAGTCTGCGCGGCAGTTGGGCCGATCCGTTTGGCCACACCACCGAGCGGCGCATGGAGCGCGGCCTCATCGCCGAGTATGAAAAGCTGGTCGAACGCTTGCTGTCCGGGCTGACGCTGGACAAGATCGGCGCTGCGGCTACAATCGCTGCCCTTGCTGAAAATGTGCGCGGCTATGGTCATGTCAAAGCGGCCAGCGTCGAACGTTTTCGCAAGGAAAGAGACCATCTGCTGGAGAGCTACGAGCAGCCTGGCTTTGCGCCGACCGAGGTCCGGAGAAGCGCTTAA
- a CDS encoding Lrp/AsnC family transcriptional regulator produces MDKTDFAILRALQEDGRASAQQLSEKVGLSPAPVWRRVKALEADGVIQGYSAQVDRGKVGLGGCMFAQISLERHSAETVANFERSVRDAPEVLECYSVSGDSDFLLKILVESPEAYDRFLHRFLFNLPGIRQTRSIVALREIKHDVRLPL; encoded by the coding sequence ATGGATAAAACTGATTTCGCCATCTTGCGGGCCCTGCAAGAAGACGGCCGCGCCTCGGCTCAGCAGTTGTCCGAGAAAGTGGGTTTGTCGCCCGCGCCAGTGTGGCGGCGGGTCAAGGCGCTGGAGGCTGACGGGGTGATTCAGGGCTACAGCGCCCAGGTCGATCGGGGCAAAGTGGGCCTGGGCGGTTGCATGTTTGCGCAGATCAGCCTGGAGCGTCATTCGGCCGAAACCGTTGCCAATTTTGAGCGTTCCGTGCGTGATGCGCCCGAAGTCTTGGAGTGCTATTCCGTGAGCGGCGACTCGGATTTCCTGCTCAAGATCTTGGTCGAAAGCCCTGAGGCCTACGACCGCTTTTTGCATCGTTTTCTCTTCAACCTGCCGGGCATCCGCCAGACGCGCAGCATCGTGGCATTGCGCGAAATCAAGCATGATGTGCGCCTGCCGCTGTGA
- a CDS encoding MFS transporter, with translation MSAAYSEGRAIVLLALAAFVSASAFRICDPMLPQLAGEFSTTTGQAAHAVTAFAVAYGFLQMFFGPLGDRYGKYRVVCLATFACALGSAGAALAGTLDMLVLCRILSGAAGAGIVPLSMAWIGDNVPYERRQATLARFLTGTILGMAAGSLAGGIFADTIGWRSAFMVLVLGYVIVGLLLWAEVRRQTALGLGGAVRSVNQGFVAQARRVWSTPWARVVLATVFVEGLLVFGALAFVPAYLHTRFDLSLTMAGALVALYAVGGIAYTFVAAAVLRRMGERGLVMAGGLVLCLAFLLYLLGPAWGWSVLASMMAGFGYYLLHATLQTNATQMVPEARGTAVAWFASCLFMGQAVGVALAGVTIDELGAQTLFAATALGLPLLGLAFGQALRRRAQV, from the coding sequence ATGTCCGCCGCTTATTCTGAGGGGCGAGCCATCGTCCTTCTGGCGCTGGCCGCCTTTGTCAGCGCCAGCGCTTTTCGTATCTGCGATCCCATGTTGCCCCAGTTGGCCGGGGAGTTCTCGACCACGACCGGACAGGCCGCGCACGCCGTGACCGCTTTCGCTGTGGCCTACGGTTTTCTACAGATGTTTTTCGGGCCGCTGGGCGATCGCTACGGTAAGTACCGGGTTGTCTGCCTGGCGACCTTTGCCTGCGCCTTGGGCAGTGCTGGCGCGGCGCTGGCAGGCACACTGGATATGCTGGTGCTTTGCCGGATCTTGTCTGGCGCGGCGGGCGCCGGCATCGTGCCGCTGTCCATGGCCTGGATCGGCGATAACGTGCCCTATGAGCGGCGTCAGGCCACGCTGGCGCGCTTTTTGACGGGAACTATCCTCGGCATGGCAGCCGGTAGCCTAGCGGGCGGCATCTTTGCGGACACCATAGGCTGGCGTTCGGCTTTCATGGTGCTGGTGCTGGGCTATGTGATCGTGGGCCTGCTGCTTTGGGCTGAGGTTCGCCGGCAAACTGCGCTGGGCCTGGGAGGGGCGGTGCGCAGCGTTAACCAGGGTTTCGTGGCGCAGGCGCGGCGTGTCTGGAGCACCCCTTGGGCGCGTGTGGTGCTGGCAACCGTTTTTGTGGAGGGTTTGCTGGTGTTTGGCGCTCTGGCCTTTGTGCCGGCCTATCTGCATACCCGTTTTGACCTGTCGCTGACGATGGCGGGCGCGCTGGTCGCGCTGTATGCCGTGGGCGGCATCGCCTATACCTTCGTGGCGGCTGCAGTGTTGCGACGCATGGGCGAGCGCGGGCTGGTCATGGCCGGTGGCCTGGTGCTCTGTCTGGCTTTTCTGCTGTATCTGCTGGGTCCGGCCTGGGGTTGGAGCGTGCTGGCCAGCATGATGGCGGGCTTTGGCTATTACCTCTTGCATGCCACCTTGCAAACCAATGCCACCCAGATGGTGCCCGAGGCGCGCGGCACCGCTGTTGCCTGGTTCGCTTCCTGCCTGTTCATGGGGCAGGCGGTGGGGGTAGCCTTGGCCGGTGTCACGATCGATGAGTTGGGCGCGCAGACGCTGTTTGCCGCGACTGCCCTGGGTCTGCCGCTGTTGGGCCTGGCTTTCGGCCAGGCCCTCAGGCGGCGTGCCCAGGTCTAA